The DNA window ATCCGAAATCCGAAACGTTTCGGATTTGGAGATTCGGATTTGGAATTTCCCTCGAAGAGGGTTTGGGAGTTCCGATTTCCCTCGAAGAGGGGAAGAGGGTTTGGGAGGATACGCCATGCTCACATGGGAGGGACAAACCATGCGAGAACGCCTGATCATGAATGGCCTTTGTCTTCTAATCGCCCTGGCGGCTCTGGCGTATGCCGGCTGGGGCATCTTCACCGGTCAAATCTGGATTCAAGGCGTTGATGGGTTGTTTCTGATTCTGATCAGTCTGTTCATTGCGTTTCTGTTCGGATTAAATCCATTGCTGGAGATCAAACGCGATGGGCTTCAAGGCCTGCTGGGCAGCACGGGCCTACCGCGCGCCCGGGCAGTCGCCTCAAACCCGGAGGAGATGACGATGGTTCACGCACCAGTACATGAATACACAGATGTAGGCTGGGGCGGCGCTGCGCTGCCTTACGCCATCGGGTCGAAGAAGCTCGGCATGTGGTTGTTCATTGTCTCCGACTCGCTCACGTTTGCTGCGTTGCTGTTCGGTTACAGCTATCTCCGTATCTCAACGCCGGACTGGCCAACCCCATTCCACTTCAACCCCAGTATTATCTACGCCACCGTGATGACCTTCTTCCTGCTGCTCAGCAGCGTGACCATGGCATTGGCCGTGCGAGAAGCCGGGCGGGGCAATATCAAGAAAACGGCTCTGTTCATCCTGGCGACAATTGGTGGCGGGGCGATGTTCATCATTCTCCACGCCAACGAGTGGAACCATCTGATCCATGAAGGTGTGCGCATGTTCAGAAATCCATGGGGCGTCCCTCTCTTTGGCGCCACATTCTTCACGCTGACCGGTCTGCATATGCTGCACGTTGCCTCCGGTTTGGTTTATCTGTTTGTGATTATGATCGGGTTCTCACGGCGTAAGTTTTCAGCAGAAGACGTCGAAATCAGTGGCCTCTACTGGCACTTCGTTGACCTCGTGTGGATGTTCATCTTCCCACTAGTTTACTTGCTATCCGTCAAAATGGAGTAACCAATACAAGGAGCTGTCATGGGAAATCACCAATCCGCGCACGTTGATCTACCAACAAGTAAATACTTCGGCGTCTGGGGATATTTGCTGGCGCTGACTGCTATCGAAGTGTATCTGGCTTACATTCACTTAAATGTCACGCTCATGCTCGTCTTGCTCATGGGGCTGTCCATTGTGAAGGCAGCCTTGATCATGGCTTACTTCATGCATCTGAAATTCGAACGCATGAGCCTGATCATCACGCTCATTCCCGCGATGGTCATTTGCATCTCGCTGCTCGCCATCGTATTTCCAGATAGCTTCCGCTTGCTGGAGTTTAGGAAATGAGCTTTCGTGATCCGTGATTCGTATGCTGTCATTCAATTCACGATCCTCAGTCCACAGACCACGGTCCACGGACCACAGTTCACGGACCACAGTCCACTTCTGGATTCTCGCGTTGGCCGCTGCTACGTGTTGGTTGCTGCCTCCCGAGGTCTTGGCCCAATGCGCAATGTGCAAAACGGCAGCCGCTTCACAACAAGCTGAAGCCATCCGCAGCCTTAATATCGGCATTCTCATCCTCCTGGTCCCATCGCTGCTGTGCTTTGCTGGCATATTTGCCGTGGCACTACGGCTGATGCATCGCCCCGCGGGGGAAATCCGAAGCACGAAATCCGAACCCCTGCGGGGAAACTCGAAGCTCCAAATCCGAATCCGAAACAAACTCCAATGGCCAAACCCTCAAATGTAAAACAAGGAGTGAGGCAGTGTTTGGAACATCGAGATTTTGACGTTTGAACTTGTCTCGGATTCCGTGCTTGGGGCTTCAGATTTCCCTCGAAGATGGTTATGGACACCGACCTGGCGTTAGATATTCTCCGGTTGTTCGACGAGTCTCACACGCAGGGCTGGGACTTACACGGCTTTTTTGAACTCCTCGCCGGCGACGACCAAGAGAAACGCCTCGCCGTTTTGGATACTGTTGATGAGCTAGCAGCCGCCGGCTTCTTGTGCAACCGCGGCAGCGATTTCTATACGCTCACTGATAAAGGCATGCGAGCCGCTGTACGAGGTTCATTCGATGTTGAGTAGTCGCGCATCAATCGGGCTGGTCAAGCAACTGACCGTCATACACGTCCTGCTCTGCCTGCTGTGCCTGCTTCCGATCGGTTGTCGAAGCAATAAGCAGCAGGGAACTCGCACGTTTCAGGTTCAAGGCCGCGTCGTCTCAATCGGCGAGGATAAGCGCTCAATCGGCATAGAACACGAGGACATTCCCGGATTCATGCCGGCAATGACCATGTCGTTTCCCATCAAAGACCCAAATCTCATAGAGGGTTTGTCACCCAACGATCTGGTTCGCTTTGAACTCGTCGTGACCCCCTATGAATCGTGGATCAGCCGGATCGAAAAAACAGGACGCGCGGAGAACACCCAAAACAGCCAAAAGAGCAGGGAAAACGAACCGGCGATTCTCAGACCGGGCGAAGCGATACCTCCTTTCAACCTGATAGATCAGAACGGGCGACGCGTGTCACACGCTGACTTTCGTAACAAAGCGCTGGCCATAACCTTCATCTTTACGCGATGCCCACTACCAGATTACTGCCCGCGATTCACGAGCCACTTCGTTGACGTGCAAAAGCAACTCCTGCCAAAATACAACGGCCGGTTTCATCTGATCTCGGTGACCATTGACCCGCAATACGACACGCCGAAGGTGCTCAAGCAATACGCCGCTTTGTACAACGCTGACCTGTCCAGTTGGAGCTGGCTGACTGGGCCGGACGAATCCATTCGAGAAATGGCAGCACGATACGGAGTCCGCTATTGGAACGAAGAAGGAACCATCTCACATACAGCAGCCTGCGCTGTCATCACCCCCTCAGGACGACTCTATAAACTGCGGACCGGTAACACCTGGACAGCAGAAGATGTTATCGGCGACCTAACCGCCGTGCTGGAGAAACCACAAGAAATCGCAACTGGCGAGAAATAGCAATGCGGGGAAATCCCAAGCACCAAATCCGAAACAAACTCCAATGACCAAACTCTCAAATGTGAAACAAGGATTGGAGCTTGGAACATTGAGATTTTGACATGTGAACTTGTTTTGGATTTCGTGTTTCGGGTTTCGAATTTCCCTCCAAGAGGGGTCGGATTTCCCCGCAGGGGCCGAGGAACCTCCCTGCTGCCAGCAACCACTAGAACAAGAGTATGCAAGGAATTCAATTGTCAGATTTACCTTCGCTCAACGCCGTCCTAAACACAGTCAGCGCCGTCCTGTTATGCGCTGGTTATTATTTCATCAAGCAGCGAAACATTGAACTGCACCGGGCTTGTATGCTGGGGGCTTTTTGCGTCTCGGTGGCGTTCCTGGTCTCCTACCTGACCTACCATTACTTTTATGGATCAACCAAGTTCACAGGGCAAGGGGGATGGCGGCTGCTCTATTTCACTATTCTGTTGTCCCACACGATTCTGGCTGCTGTCAACTTGCCTATGGTACTGATCACACTATCCCGCGCCTGGCGACAGCAATTCACCACCCATAGGCGTATTGCCAAATGGACCCTGCCAATATGGCTCTACGTCTCCGTCACGGGCGTTCTCGTTTACCTGATGCTCTATCACCTGGGCTGATCTCGCAGCGAGCGTTCTCAACCCAACGCTACTCGGGCAACGTTCAATGACTCATTCCAATCAGGCAATCGCAGGCACTCCTTATCACAAACAATTCGGCAAGGATCATCCATCGCCGTGCAATAGATCGTGTCCATGACCTTCAAGTCATGGAGCGTGTTCTCTGTTTGCAAAACGCCCACTTTGACTGCCGTCTTTTTAACAGGACAACGAAATGACCGCCAAATAACTTTGGCTTGCGCGGCACGACGAGAACGAGCAAAGAAAACAAAGCCAAGAATGAGCAAGGGAATGACCCAAAAAACCAGCGCAAGCCCAACAGCCGCCATGATCCACTGGCTTGGCATAAGCACCCCCTTTTGAGTGCAACGCACACCGCTCGGGCACGCTACACTCACTGCATAATCTTTCTCTTCGATCAATAAACAACCGAAGAGTCACCAATTTTTGAGCAAAACGCGTGCCACTCCAGCAGGATGGCAATGCTTTTTACGCTCCTCGGGCTGATCGCTTGGCTTCAAAACCAGTTAAGGAGCGTGGAGCCATTCTACGGTACTGCTATAACAGCCATGCAGGCTGCGCAATTAGACACAGGTTTGTGGGAAATGCCTCGCACGAGAAACCGGGGCCGGGGATCGTGGACCGCAAGTTGAATCACGGGTCATGAACCACGAATCACGAATTCTGTGCTAATCTGTGTAATCTATGGCTTCATGCCACGGATCACGGATCACGAAGACTGGGTCACTGGGTCTTGGGAAACTACATGATGCCTGATCATTACGATGATGCTCAAAACTCACCCCGGCATCGAGCCAATAAACCGGCGCTTTTGATGCTGGGTCTGGGCGTCCTGATCGTTGTTGTCTCGTTCTGGTTCTGGCACGAGGTCTGGTTTGGCCGACATTTAAGCGAAGATGAAGTCGGTCAATATCTGAGCGATTCAAAGTCTCCACGAAAAATACAACATGCTCTGTCGCAAATCGCCGACCGGATTATGCAGCGTGATCCATCGGTCCAGCGTTGGTACGCACAGGTCATTGAAGCGGCTAAGCACGAGGACCCAGCTATTCGTGTGATGGCTGCCTGGGTTATGGGTCACGATCATACTGCCGACCGCTTTCACCAAGCTTTGCTTGCGCTGCTCGACGATCCTGATCTGCGTGTCCGACGCAACGCTGCCTTGAGTCTGGTTCGATTCGGCGACAGCAGCGGTCATGAAGAAATCGTGAGTATGCTGCGGCCCATCACAATCACCGCCCCTACTCAGGGACGAGTTATGATTGACTTGAGTGTTGGTCAAATCATCGGAGCTGGAGACTTGGTGTGTAAGATTGTTGGCCCAGACGGGCAAACGATTGATGTGAGGACGCCGGCAAGTGGGAAGATTCAAGCAGTGAGCGTGAAGGATGGTTCGCTCACTGGGTTATCAGACGTGCTTGCAACCATCGCGCCAGATCAACAGGTTGCGTGGGAGGCACTGCGCGGGCTCTTTCTTATAGGAACTGAAGAGGACATTGACGAGATCGAACGCTACGTCCTCGATGCTCCCGACGTAGCTGAGCCTGTTCGCCAACAAGCAAAAAACACTGTTGAGGCTATACGAAAGCGATCGGCACGTAACCCCACTCACTAGCCGGGCGGTCCGGCGCGTCCGGTAAAATGACGCCGTGAGCCGCCTCCCATTCTGCTGTGTTGTGCATCTCAATGGCATCCCACGGGCAGCCGTCCAGGAACGTACCATCAGGCCCTTTACTCGTGCATTTGGCGCAACCAATGCAGAGAGCTTTATCCACTTCAATTCTGCCAAACGGCGGGTGATCCTCATCGGGAACCCAAAACATGCACGAATCAACCGGACAATACGCTATACACACAGGCGAACCAGCACAGCCAGTACAGTTTTCGTTGATTACAGCGAGTTGTTTAGGTTTTCGCTTCCGCAGGTCTGTTCGACCTGATGACATGGGATATAACTTGACGATGACCTCAGTAGCTTCCGTTGTTACCATGTTGTAGGTCCTCCGAGTATCGGGCGCGTAACTTTAGCATACCTGGCAAACATCTTTCAACGAGGAGACGATGGCCACGAACCAGAACCGGGCATGAGAATCCACATAAGGCCGATTATCGGACGACATACATCAATGAATCCCCTCCTCGCCAACCGCACCACTCACATTCTTCATAGAGCGACCTTTAATTGCATTTAGCCTGGGACTCCACATCTTGCGGGCTAATGCACGCTGCGTGCGCTGCCACGTAAACTCCTTCACAAACCGCTCTAGGAGGTAGAAATCGAACCTGCTCTTGAAAGTCTCATCAAGCAGGCCTTCTGCGGTGGAATCGTGACTGACGGCCTTGGGCAACCTTGAAAGTTGCTCCTATGGCTCGTTCCAAAGGCATCGGTATTCACAACTCATACCTTGATTACAGGGAGCCCCATTGATTATTCGACCCTACAAACCTCAAGATTTACTAGCCCTCCACAAGATTGAGACAATCTGCTTTCCTAAAGGCATCGCATACACACAGGCCGAACTTCGTCACTACATAACCACCCCACGTAGCTTAACACTCGTAGCAGAAGATGATAACGGCCAGATTGTCGGGTTCATTGTCGCTCAAGTGGAGTGCTGGAGAAAACAAGCACCTCAGCCTCCTCAGCTTTGGGGGCACATCATCACCATTGATATTCTGCCTTCCTTTCGCCGACATGGGCTGGGCCAAGCGTTGTTAAAAGAAGCCGAGCAATGGTTGATGAGCCAAGGTTGCGTTCTCATTGAGCTTGAGGTTTCAATAGAAAACGCTCCTGCCATTGCCTTCTATCAAAAGAACGGGTACCGCCCGTGCTGGCTACTTAGCCGCTACTATCCCGATGGTACCGATGCCTACCTAATGCAGAAAGAAGTGAGTAGCCCCGCTGATGCCATCTGAACCTGCCCTAATTTTTTCTGCCCATGCCTTCCGGCGGGCACCATTGGGTATGCACAAAACTTTAGACTGACGCTTGGGGCCACGCACGGACACATACTGCACAGATTAGCACAGAGTGAAATATCTGATTAATCTGTGTAATCTGTGGCTCTGGTGAATTCGCACTGAACCAGCTTGCGCTTAAAACGTCGGCAGCTCCTTTGGTAACGTAAAGAAAACCGTCGTTCCGGCTCCCGGTTGAGATCGAATCCAGATTCTTCCCCCGTGTGACTCAATAATACGCCGGCAAATAGCCAGGCCGGCGCCCGTCCCAGCCGTCTCTTCTGTTTTGCCCAAGCGATGAAAGAGCCTGAAAACGGACTCATGATAAGGCTCCTCAATCCCCACACCATTGTCTTTCACATAGAAGGTATATGCTTCCTCATCTTCCTTGACCATGCCGACTTCAATAATTGGATTGCTTTTATCGTTAAACTTGAGAGCATTAGTGATGAGCTCCACCAGTAACTCCATCATCCTTTCCCGGTCTGCCCGCACGACTGGTAGATTTGGCGCAACTTTCAGCGTGGCGCCCCTGGCTGCTATGTCGTTGGCGACAGCATCCTCAACTAAACCGAGAAGCTGTGCCATGGAGACATCTTCATAGGCATTACTCTGCGCGTTGATCCTGGCATAATGAACGAGGTCTTCAATCATCTCCTTCATTCTGCCACCAGCCTGCTCAATCGAACGGATGTAGCCTTGCGCTTGCTCGTCCAACCGACCCACTGATTCCTCGCGCAGGAATTGACACAACACCAAAATCGCATGCAACGGCTGCCTCAAATCATGAGAGATGATCGAAGCCATTGAACTGAGCTCTTCATTGGTATTGTGAATGACACGCTTCAACCGCTCGATCTCTTCCTCACGCTCTTGAACCAGCAAGGTGGCTGGGACGACCTGCAAGGCGCACCGAGTCATGGCAAACCGACCCTGAGAATCATACAGAGCGGTGAGCGTAGCGTCTGTGTGGACAGAGGCCCCGTCGGAAGATTTGAAATGCAACTTGATTTGCGCAATGCCCTTCTCAACCAACCGATCAAAGGCTCGGGTCAGGTGCTGGCGAGATTCATGAACCAGAAAACTGGTGAACGGCCGCGCCATGATGTCGGTCTTGGAGTAGCCCAGCATACGAGCGAAGTCCTCGTTGCAGTAGATGAGATTCCCACTCGGATCAAACGTGCACTCAGGAGCCAGTTGGGCCGAAACAGGCGC is part of the Blastocatellia bacterium genome and encodes:
- a CDS encoding cytochrome c oxidase subunit 3; its protein translation is MLTWEGQTMRERLIMNGLCLLIALAALAYAGWGIFTGQIWIQGVDGLFLILISLFIAFLFGLNPLLEIKRDGLQGLLGSTGLPRARAVASNPEEMTMVHAPVHEYTDVGWGGAALPYAIGSKKLGMWLFIVSDSLTFAALLFGYSYLRISTPDWPTPFHFNPSIIYATVMTFFLLLSSVTMALAVREAGRGNIKKTALFILATIGGGAMFIILHANEWNHLIHEGVRMFRNPWGVPLFGATFFTLTGLHMLHVASGLVYLFVIMIGFSRRKFSAEDVEISGLYWHFVDLVWMFIFPLVYLLSVKME
- a CDS encoding cytochrome C oxidase subunit IV family protein, yielding MGNHQSAHVDLPTSKYFGVWGYLLALTAIEVYLAYIHLNVTLMLVLLMGLSIVKAALIMAYFMHLKFERMSLIITLIPAMVICISLLAIVFPDSFRLLEFRK
- a CDS encoding SCO family protein, producing MLSSRASIGLVKQLTVIHVLLCLLCLLPIGCRSNKQQGTRTFQVQGRVVSIGEDKRSIGIEHEDIPGFMPAMTMSFPIKDPNLIEGLSPNDLVRFELVVTPYESWISRIEKTGRAENTQNSQKSRENEPAILRPGEAIPPFNLIDQNGRRVSHADFRNKALAITFIFTRCPLPDYCPRFTSHFVDVQKQLLPKYNGRFHLISVTIDPQYDTPKVLKQYAALYNADLSSWSWLTGPDESIREMAARYGVRYWNEEGTISHTAACAVITPSGRLYKLRTGNTWTAEDVIGDLTAVLEKPQEIATGEK
- a CDS encoding DUF420 domain-containing protein, with protein sequence MQGIQLSDLPSLNAVLNTVSAVLLCAGYYFIKQRNIELHRACMLGAFCVSVAFLVSYLTYHYFYGSTKFTGQGGWRLLYFTILLSHTILAAVNLPMVLITLSRAWRQQFTTHRRIAKWTLPIWLYVSVTGVLVYLMLYHLG
- a CDS encoding HEAT repeat domain-containing protein; amino-acid sequence: MMPDHYDDAQNSPRHRANKPALLMLGLGVLIVVVSFWFWHEVWFGRHLSEDEVGQYLSDSKSPRKIQHALSQIADRIMQRDPSVQRWYAQVIEAAKHEDPAIRVMAAWVMGHDHTADRFHQALLALLDDPDLRVRRNAALSLVRFGDSSGHEEIVSMLRPITITAPTQGRVMIDLSVGQIIGAGDLVCKIVGPDGQTIDVRTPASGKIQAVSVKDGSLTGLSDVLATIAPDQQVAWEALRGLFLIGTEEDIDEIERYVLDAPDVAEPVRQQAKNTVEAIRKRSARNPTH
- a CDS encoding 4Fe-4S ferredoxin, with the protein product MVTTEATEVIVKLYPMSSGRTDLRKRKPKQLAVINENCTGCAGSPVCIAYCPVDSCMFWVPDEDHPPFGRIEVDKALCIGCAKCTSKGPDGTFLDGCPWDAIEMHNTAEWEAAHGVILPDAPDRPASEWGYVPIAFV
- a CDS encoding GNAT family N-acetyltransferase, translated to MIIRPYKPQDLLALHKIETICFPKGIAYTQAELRHYITTPRSLTLVAEDDNGQIVGFIVAQVECWRKQAPQPPQLWGHIITIDILPSFRRHGLGQALLKEAEQWLMSQGCVLIELEVSIENAPAIAFYQKNGYRPCWLLSRYYPDGTDAYLMQKEVSSPADAI
- a CDS encoding ATP-binding protein, translated to MPTEKILIIDDSPIDARFASKILSEAGYTSTIIHDSMEALGVARQLHPDLILLDVTMPKMDGYQVCQQLKADPDTRDIATVLYTIRDQFIDCLRGIEAGADDFIIKTLSSEDFLNNVRKILGERRIGLVSPTDSLDLSVMQPVARTQTPLELLKTLFGSFNKHVRDTMSVFMGAHVTTVLMDRAIEKAGARYQFFRQLEQSQITNLVFDPEAVQGIPTLEILDGFQAFNSELYQLVTKLTRTRLNGAKEARAITNAFSDMVEELNQKYQELRSQVREPEPAPAPETPITAAEPAQAPVSAQLAPECTFDPSGNLIYCNEDFARMLGYSKTDIMARPFTSFLVHESRQHLTRAFDRLVEKGIAQIKLHFKSSDGASVHTDATLTALYDSQGRFAMTRCALQVVPATLLVQEREEEIERLKRVIHNTNEELSSMASIISHDLRQPLHAILVLCQFLREESVGRLDEQAQGYIRSIEQAGGRMKEMIEDLVHYARINAQSNAYEDVSMAQLLGLVEDAVANDIAARGATLKVAPNLPVVRADRERMMELLVELITNALKFNDKSNPIIEVGMVKEDEEAYTFYVKDNGVGIEEPYHESVFRLFHRLGKTEETAGTGAGLAICRRIIESHGGRIWIRSQPGAGTTVFFTLPKELPTF